In the genome of Candidatus Deferrimicrobium sp., the window TCCACTCCCGCGCCTTCCGGATGACTATCGGGCTTTGAATCCTTTTGCCTTCTCGCCCAGGTGCGGTTGCCTCGTATGCGCTTCGTGTGCCTCGGGCCGGGGGTTTGCCTGCCGCTTCCTTCAGACCCCGCCTCGCGGCGGCAGCCCTTCCGGTTCGGCTAACGGTTCCCGTCATCAGGGTCCGTAGAGGACTTCCACCTCCAAGTGAGTGCGCCCTGCCGGGCGCACAAAAGAAATTGCAAGGGCATTCGTGGCGAAAGGCGCCAGAGTCTGTGTTTGCGATATCGAGCGCATGGTCGTCGCCGCTGTCAAACGGAAGGTCTGATAATTCCCGGTAAAATCAGCAGGTTCTACGTTCCGATCGGTTTACGATAAGATACCTCCTATGTCGAAAACCGTGATCCTCGGGACGGCGGGCCACATCGACCACGGGAAGAGCTCCCTCGTGCGGGCGCTGACCGGCACCGATCCCGACCGGCTGAAGGAAGAGAAGGAGCGGGGGATCACGATCGAGCTCGGGTTCGCCCGCCTCTCCCTTCCGTCGGGAACGCTCGCCGGAATCGTCGACGTGCCGGGACACGAGCGGTTCGTCCGGACGATGGTGGCCGGGGCGGCGGGGATCGACATCGTCCTGCTCGTCGTCGCGGCGGACGAGGGGGTGATGCCGCAAACGCGCGAGCATCTCGACATCTGCCGCCTTCTCGCGGTGCGCCACGGGGTCGTCGTCCTCAACAAGTGCGACAAGGCGGAGGCCGAGTGGATGGACCTCCAGGAGGAGGAGATCCGCGCGCTCGTCCGCGGGACGTTCCTCGAGGGCGCCCCGGTCGTCCGGGTTTCCGCCGCCACCGGCGAGGGGCTCCCCGAACTGGTATCCGTCCTCGACCGGATCGCCGCCGGGATTCCCGGGAAGGACTCGTCGGCCCTGTTCCGCCTCCCCGTGGACCGCTCCTTCTCGATGAAGGGGTTCGGCACCGTGGTCACGGGAACGGTGATCGGCGGGATGGTCGCGACAGGCGAGGAGGTGGCGATCCTACCGGGAGGGACGATCGCGAAGGTGCGCGGGCTGCAGGTCCACGGCGGTCCGGTGGAGCGATCGTCCGCGGGGACCCGCACCGCGGTCAATCTGCAGGGAGTCGAGAAGGAGAGCACCCCGCGCGGATCGGTCCTGTGCCGCCCCGGGACGTTCCGCCCAACAAAATCCGCGGAAGTGTTCGTCGAGTACCTTCCGCTGGTCCCCAAGCCGCTGCGCCATCGGGGCCAGATCTCCTTCCACGCCGGGACCTTCTCGTGCGTCGGAAGAATCCTCCTCTACGGCCAGGTCGAAATCCCCCCTGGAGGCTCGGGGTACGGCCGGGTGCTTCTCTCCGAGGA includes:
- the selB gene encoding selenocysteine-specific translation elongation factor, yielding MSKTVILGTAGHIDHGKSSLVRALTGTDPDRLKEEKERGITIELGFARLSLPSGTLAGIVDVPGHERFVRTMVAGAAGIDIVLLVVAADEGVMPQTREHLDICRLLAVRHGVVVLNKCDKAEAEWMDLQEEEIRALVRGTFLEGAPVVRVSAATGEGLPELVSVLDRIAAGIPGKDSSALFRLPVDRSFSMKGFGTVVTGTVIGGMVATGEEVAILPGGTIAKVRGLQVHGGPVERSSAGTRTAVNLQGVEKESTPRGSVLCRPGTFRPTKSAEVFVEYLPLVPKPLRHRGQISFHAGTFSCVGRILLYGQVEIPPGGSGYGRVLLSEETVLSGGDRFILRGFSPLANFGYTIGGGAVLHPTPPARRGTGKAIPKALPRLRSEDPAERFLATVEDAGAAGVTPAEAAVVVGLGSERIREILKGLAAKGMITEIPPSGKIWHRSAISTASSYCAQALALLHDRNPERSGFPREEIASLFPIAPDPGFLSLALEGNASISRQGELHFLPARKPKEVELGSPLARKVAEFIRAAGDTAPGRAELLEAVKIVSADPQAVDKVVDGLARAGEIVRVKELLFDGAALRGIQEKLVAFLAKRGELTVPEFKELTGLSRKYIIPLLEHFDATKVTLRVGDKRVLRKK